One genomic region from Mytilus trossulus isolate FHL-02 chromosome 9, PNRI_Mtr1.1.1.hap1, whole genome shotgun sequence encodes:
- the LOC134685589 gene encoding zinc finger protein 521-like gives MKMDDTKTYQEKEDEIQTPSLDICFDTSVLENGVFTNDNHVYTCTCSYCDICRNIFENKDDLYGHVLINHGNELKRLVLDSKMELALQYPCCHCGEMFATIAGKDWHIRWTHVPLVTCSYCNTKYTSECGLIKHIDKYHKDIPKRKNKADNNRMMSCHYCGIQFTSLLKVKNHIQETHTESLLQCYYCDKKVNNLGTLYVHIRIEHADHINDFKIIKLKIKEHMRMSSGGTSSNSHTNMSTSNYNYQDGSTIDGNNNTMAIPCQSCEFCERKFNTDDLLYSHIFSRHQDKVRRLFLESNEHLKIHYIAQQGLDKYIHHPNCIYLKLSIIDEPQWGTVDFDLPSCQYCGESFVSLSELQTHTCIRKKYIKTEYQESCSNETFPSTYGLESHGKVLGKDGCKNLNFPPKIEGGDGCHRMLVKEEPPECCLPYHIDNQ, from the coding sequence atgaaaatggaCGATACAAAAACATAccaagaaaaagaagatgaaatTCAAACTCCTAGCTtagatatttgttttgatacatcTGTCCttgaaaatggtgtttttaccAACGACAACCATGtttacacatgtacatgttcgTACTGTGATATTTGTCGAAACATATTTGAGAATAAAGATGATTTGTATGGGCACGTGTTGATCAATCATGGTAATGAACTTAAACGATTAGTCCTAGATTCTAAAATGGAATTGGCGCTACAATACCCTTGTTGCCATTGTGGTGAAATGTTTGCCACTATAGCTGGAAAAGACTGGCATATAAGATGGACTCATGTCCcactagtaacttgtagttaTTGTAATACAAAGTACACATCTGAATGCGGATTGATTAAACACATTGACAAATATCATAAGGACATACCGAAAAGGAAAAACAAAGCCGATAACAACAGAATGATGTCTTGTCACTATTGTGGAATTCAATTTACCTCTTtattaaaagtgaaaaatcaTATACAGGAGACTCATACTGAAAGTTTATTACAATGTTATTATTGTGACAAAAAAGTCAATAACCTAGGAACGTTATACGTACATATAAGAATTGAGCATGCAGATCAcattaatgattttaaaattataaaactgaaGATTAAGGAGCACATGAGAATGTCGTCTGGTGGTACTTCTTCAAACAGTCATACTAATATGTCTACAAGCAATTACAACTATCAGGATGGCAGTACCATTGATGGCAATAATAACACAATGGCTATACCATGTCAGTCGTGTGAATTTTGTGAAAGGAAATTCAACACAGATGATTTATTGTATAGTCATATTTTTAGCAGACATCAGGACAAGGTTAGACGTTTGTTTTTGGAGTCGAATGAACATCTAAAAATACATTATATCGCACAACAAGGGTTAGACAAATATATTCACCACCCGAACTGTATTTATTTGAAACTAAGCATTATTGATGAACCGCAGTGGGGAACAGTAGATTTTGACCTTCCTTCATGTCAATATTGTGGAGAAAGTTTTGTTTCATTGTCTGAACTACAAACTCACACGTGTATTCGAAAGAAGTATATAAAGACAGAATATCAGGAATCATGCAGTAACGAAACATTCCCAAGCACATATGGACTGGAATCTCATGGTAAAGTATTAGGAAAGGATGGCTGTAAGAATTTGAATTTTCCACCCAAAATAGAAGGTGGAGATGGCTGCCATAGAATGCTGGTAAAAGAAGAGCCACCTGAGTGCTGCCTTCCATACCATATAGATAATCAGTAA